Proteins from a single region of Geothrix sp. PMB-07:
- the pstA gene encoding phosphate ABC transporter permease PstA has product MSRLADRIRQGGIFVWFSGALLAFCLAMIISLVGFIVAKGMGYFWPSPLVQVQTTDGPLLGEITAHEPARGEETEKIQFRVGNRDVYGQDFRWVPTTGLGPQERPKDAVLIERLEYGPFIGRIASLSHDGQQVATGPAALGEALRRLPEASRLRRHIHSIEKGQVGDLNRRIEQVRLARKKLETKGEAAGLSALDAKAADLQAAYDQLQGSLEQSRTEAKAWTLNLQTADGQTKECSLGAVVRMVPANAMGPLDKLGVYLSRLWEFAADDPRESNTEGGIFPAIFGTVMMVLVMSVLVVPLGVVTALYLREYAKQGWLVRAVRVAVNNLAGVPSIVFGVFGLGFFVYGLGGSIDKLFFADSLPTPTYGTGGILWASLTLALLTVPVVVVATEESLGAVPRSQREASLAMGATKWQTLWNVVLPSATPGILTGLILAIARGAGEVAPLMLTGVVKLAPAMPLDSTFPFFHLDRKFMHLGFHIYDVGFQSPNSEAAKPMVFMASFLLLLVVVVLNLFALNLRRKLRERLGGSTF; this is encoded by the coding sequence ATGAGCCGCTTGGCCGACCGCATCCGACAAGGTGGAATCTTTGTGTGGTTCTCCGGAGCCCTGCTGGCCTTCTGCCTTGCCATGATCATCAGCCTCGTGGGCTTCATCGTGGCCAAGGGCATGGGCTACTTCTGGCCGAGCCCGCTGGTTCAGGTGCAGACCACGGATGGTCCCCTGCTGGGTGAAATCACGGCCCACGAGCCCGCTCGCGGCGAAGAAACCGAGAAGATCCAGTTCCGCGTGGGCAACCGCGATGTCTACGGCCAGGATTTCCGCTGGGTGCCCACCACGGGACTGGGGCCCCAGGAACGCCCGAAGGACGCCGTCCTCATCGAGCGCCTGGAATACGGCCCCTTCATCGGCCGCATCGCCTCGCTGAGCCATGACGGCCAGCAGGTTGCCACAGGGCCCGCGGCTCTGGGGGAAGCGCTAAGGCGCCTGCCCGAAGCCAGCCGCCTGAGGCGCCACATCCATTCCATCGAGAAGGGCCAGGTCGGTGATCTCAACCGGCGCATTGAACAGGTCCGCCTTGCCCGGAAGAAACTGGAGACCAAGGGCGAGGCCGCTGGCCTGAGCGCTCTCGACGCCAAGGCCGCTGACCTGCAGGCCGCCTATGATCAGTTGCAGGGCAGCCTGGAACAGAGCCGGACCGAAGCGAAGGCCTGGACCCTCAACCTGCAGACCGCCGACGGCCAAACCAAGGAATGTTCCCTGGGCGCTGTGGTGCGCATGGTGCCCGCCAACGCCATGGGCCCCCTCGACAAGCTGGGCGTCTACCTCTCCCGCCTCTGGGAATTCGCTGCTGATGACCCGCGCGAATCCAACACCGAGGGCGGCATCTTCCCGGCCATTTTCGGCACCGTGATGATGGTGCTGGTCATGTCCGTACTGGTGGTGCCCCTGGGTGTGGTGACCGCCCTCTACCTGCGGGAGTACGCCAAGCAGGGCTGGCTGGTGCGAGCCGTGCGGGTGGCCGTGAACAACCTGGCGGGTGTGCCCTCCATCGTGTTCGGCGTCTTCGGCCTGGGTTTCTTCGTCTACGGCCTGGGCGGCAGCATCGACAAGCTCTTCTTCGCGGATAGCCTGCCCACGCCCACCTACGGCACGGGCGGCATCCTCTGGGCCTCGCTCACCCTGGCCCTGCTCACGGTACCCGTGGTGGTGGTGGCCACAGAGGAATCCCTCGGCGCCGTGCCCCGTTCTCAGCGCGAAGCCAGCCTGGCCATGGGTGCCACCAAGTGGCAGACCCTCTGGAATGTCGTGCTCCCCAGCGCCACGCCCGGCATCCTCACCGGCCTCATCCTGGCCATCGCCCGGGGCGCGGGCGAGGTGGCACCGCTCATGCTCACGGGCGTGGTGAAGCTGGCCCCCGCCATGCCTCTGGACAGCACCTTCCCCTTCTTCCACCTCGACCGCAAGTTCATGCACCTGGGCTTCCATATCTACGATGTGGGCTTCCAGAGCCCGAACTCCGAGGCGGCCAAGCCCATGGTCTTCATGGCCTCCTTCCTGCTGCTGCTGGTGGTGGTGGTCCTGAACCTGTTTGCCCTGAACCTCCGGCGCAAGCTGCGGGAGCGTCTGGGGGGGAGCACTTTCTGA
- a CDS encoding inorganic phosphate transporter, producing MFLALALIVLLALVFDYINGFHDTANAIATVVSTGVLSARNAIMMAAVLNFGGALLGTQVATTIAKGIADSQFVVPAVIVAALLAAIVWNLITWWFGIPSSSSHALVGGLSGAVVAQAGLGALHTTKLKEVATYLVVSPVVGFFIAMAIIILLLWICRRMAGHRVNVAFRKLQLVSAGAMAFTHGTNDAQKAMGIIALALITYGKLAAHGAKVDVPIWVKLACATAMGLGTMSGGWKIIRTMGTKIVKLRPIHGFAAETSAAIVLFTTAHLGIPVSTTHVISGAIMGVGASMNVSAVRWGVAGNILVAWVLTIPISALLAAAFLKLVAPLF from the coding sequence ATGTTTCTCGCGCTTGCCCTGATCGTCCTGCTGGCCCTGGTTTTCGACTACATCAACGGGTTCCACGACACCGCCAATGCCATCGCCACGGTGGTATCCACGGGAGTGCTGTCCGCCCGGAACGCCATCATGATGGCCGCAGTGCTGAACTTCGGCGGGGCCCTGCTGGGCACCCAGGTGGCCACCACCATCGCCAAAGGCATCGCCGACAGCCAGTTTGTGGTTCCCGCCGTCATTGTGGCGGCCCTGCTGGCAGCCATCGTCTGGAACCTCATCACCTGGTGGTTCGGCATTCCCTCCAGTTCCAGCCATGCGCTCGTGGGCGGCCTCTCCGGCGCCGTGGTGGCCCAGGCGGGCCTCGGCGCCCTGCACACCACCAAGCTGAAGGAAGTGGCCACCTACCTGGTGGTATCGCCGGTGGTGGGCTTCTTCATCGCCATGGCCATCATCATCCTCCTGCTCTGGATCTGCCGCCGCATGGCGGGCCACCGCGTCAACGTCGCCTTCCGCAAGTTGCAGCTTGTCTCGGCTGGGGCCATGGCCTTCACCCACGGCACCAATGATGCCCAGAAGGCCATGGGTATCATCGCCCTGGCCCTCATCACCTACGGGAAGTTGGCCGCCCACGGGGCCAAGGTCGACGTGCCCATCTGGGTGAAGCTGGCCTGCGCCACAGCCATGGGCCTGGGCACCATGTCCGGCGGCTGGAAGATCATCCGCACCATGGGCACCAAGATCGTGAAGCTGCGGCCCATCCACGGCTTCGCGGCGGAGACCTCCGCGGCCATCGTCCTCTTCACCACCGCCCACCTGGGCATTCCCGTGAGCACCACCCACGTCATCTCCGGCGCCATCATGGGCGTGGGCGCCAGCATGAACGTGTCCGCCGTGCGCTGGGGCGTGGCCGGGAACATCCTGGTGGCCTGGGTGCTGACCATTCCCATCAGCGCCCTCCTGGCCGCAGCCTTCCTAAAACTGGTGGCGCCCCTCTTCTGA
- a CDS encoding ABC transporter permease subunit, with the protein MPSIPSKQARAQRMDRFMAFAISGGGLTIIAAVLAMLVFIMKESIPLFVPPQSKFLATVQAPPSGGVWVDESGKAVVLLSRTEGLKALRFPEGTALAAPGPAEGPALPWRAFTTLNARGESLITGADGRLFLARLNWSKPAGENDPAQWTLEPRWQGGLAMDQVPNELLHFRLLEAGGLGGGTTLRVVARTEGGLVWSEASLDAPTPLAWKPLPLDTSLHATAALWSSDGKNLFLGTREGRLLILDPEANQVTSQADFGEPVESLGFALGQSSLLVGGAQGKLAAYQRVRVNEVFALQPFHTFPRLSGPVLGFQASQRDKRFLAWTPTEAVVDHLTTERRMMSARLDGRGSAALAPRGDLIVHASEGTGALKVWSLDAPHPEVSFGLLWGKTHYEGYEKPEYVWQSTGGTDDFEPKFSLVPLVFGTLKGTLYAMLFAFPLAVLGALYTSQFATPRLKNTIKPAVEIMAALPSVVLGFLAGLVMAPLLEKMAVEVFIFPFVVLLLAFLATPFWGRLPLPFRNAFGTGREVLWMVPVLLLGVWITSLAGPWVERVAMGGSYRTWLQTAMGVTYDQRNSLVVGFAMGFAVIPIIFTISEDALSSVPKSLTSASLACGASPWQTAWRIVLPTASPGIFSATMVGLGRAIGETMIVLMATGNTPILDWSPFNGMRTLSANIAVEVPEAPLHGTLYRVLFLAAFLLFVLTFILNTVAELVRQRLRRRYESI; encoded by the coding sequence ATGCCCAGCATCCCTTCCAAGCAGGCACGAGCCCAGCGCATGGACCGGTTCATGGCCTTCGCCATCTCCGGCGGCGGCCTTACGATCATCGCCGCCGTCCTGGCCATGCTCGTCTTCATCATGAAGGAATCCATCCCGCTCTTCGTGCCGCCCCAGTCCAAGTTCCTGGCCACCGTCCAGGCGCCCCCATCCGGGGGAGTCTGGGTAGACGAATCCGGCAAAGCGGTGGTGCTGCTGTCCCGCACGGAAGGACTGAAGGCCCTGCGGTTCCCCGAAGGCACGGCCCTGGCCGCGCCTGGTCCCGCGGAAGGCCCGGCCCTGCCCTGGCGCGCCTTCACGACCTTGAATGCCCGCGGAGAATCCCTGATCACCGGTGCCGACGGCCGCCTCTTCCTCGCCCGGCTGAACTGGTCCAAACCCGCCGGGGAGAACGATCCGGCCCAGTGGACCCTGGAACCCCGCTGGCAAGGCGGTCTCGCCATGGATCAGGTCCCGAACGAGCTGCTGCACTTCCGGCTTCTCGAGGCGGGTGGCCTTGGCGGTGGCACCACGCTGCGCGTGGTAGCTCGCACCGAGGGCGGCCTGGTCTGGTCGGAAGCCTCGCTGGATGCCCCCACCCCCCTCGCCTGGAAACCCCTTCCGCTCGACACCTCACTGCACGCGACGGCGGCGCTTTGGAGTTCGGATGGCAAGAACCTCTTTCTGGGCACCCGCGAAGGGCGCCTGCTCATCCTCGATCCCGAAGCCAATCAAGTCACATCTCAAGCCGACTTCGGTGAGCCCGTGGAGTCCTTGGGATTCGCCCTGGGCCAGTCCAGCCTCCTGGTGGGCGGCGCACAAGGGAAGCTGGCGGCGTACCAGCGGGTGCGGGTGAATGAAGTCTTCGCCCTGCAGCCCTTCCACACCTTTCCCCGCCTGAGCGGCCCCGTGCTTGGCTTCCAGGCCAGCCAGCGCGACAAGCGCTTCCTCGCCTGGACCCCCACCGAAGCCGTGGTGGATCACCTGACCACCGAACGCCGGATGATGTCCGCCCGCCTGGATGGCCGCGGCTCCGCCGCCCTGGCCCCGCGCGGTGACCTCATCGTCCACGCCAGCGAGGGCACGGGCGCCCTGAAGGTCTGGAGCCTCGACGCGCCCCACCCCGAAGTGAGCTTCGGCCTCCTCTGGGGCAAGACACACTACGAGGGCTACGAAAAGCCTGAATACGTGTGGCAGAGCACCGGCGGCACGGATGATTTCGAGCCCAAGTTCAGCCTGGTGCCGCTGGTCTTCGGCACCCTCAAGGGCACCCTCTACGCCATGCTCTTCGCCTTTCCACTGGCGGTGCTGGGCGCCCTCTACACCTCCCAATTCGCCACGCCCCGCCTGAAAAACACCATCAAGCCCGCCGTGGAAATCATGGCGGCTCTGCCCTCGGTGGTGCTGGGCTTCCTGGCCGGTCTCGTGATGGCGCCCCTGCTGGAAAAGATGGCTGTCGAGGTCTTCATCTTCCCCTTCGTGGTGCTTTTGCTGGCCTTCCTGGCCACACCCTTCTGGGGCCGGCTGCCCCTGCCCTTCCGCAATGCCTTCGGCACGGGACGGGAGGTGCTGTGGATGGTCCCCGTGCTGCTGCTGGGCGTCTGGATCACCAGCCTGGCGGGCCCCTGGGTGGAGCGGGTCGCCATGGGCGGCAGCTACCGCACCTGGCTTCAGACCGCCATGGGCGTCACCTACGATCAGCGCAACAGCCTGGTGGTGGGTTTCGCCATGGGTTTTGCCGTGATCCCCATCATCTTCACCATCAGTGAGGATGCGCTGTCCAGCGTACCCAAGTCCCTCACCTCCGCCAGTCTCGCCTGTGGCGCCAGCCCCTGGCAGACCGCCTGGCGCATCGTGCTGCCCACGGCCAGCCCGGGCATCTTCTCCGCGACCATGGTGGGCCTGGGCCGCGCCATCGGGGAAACCATGATCGTGCTCATGGCCACGGGCAACACGCCCATCCTGGACTGGAGCCCCTTCAACGGCATGCGCACGCTCAGCGCCAACATCGCTGTGGAAGTGCCGGAAGCCCCGCTGCATGGAACCCTCTATCGGGTGCTGTTCCTGGCGGCCTTCCTGCTCTTCGTCCTCACCTTCATCCTCAACACTGTCGCCGAGCTGGTCCGCCAGCGCCTGCGCCGCCGCTACGAGTCCATCTGA
- the phoU gene encoding phosphate signaling complex protein PhoU: MRQFDQELRDLRDGILSMAGLAEEMIDLTIQALTERSKVKADQVMTLDRGLDEWELKLDRLCVDLLALRAPAAGDLRLIASSLKIVPELERIGDHCCNIARRATYVHPPILSTGSLERLGQETRGMVRMAVDAFIGSDAGIARTVIQSDDSVDELYGQIYRELLRLMMSDPLSIERASHLILVIKNWERIADQATNIAEEVLFILEGRSAKHTYLQGGTAE; encoded by the coding sequence ATGCGTCAATTCGACCAGGAACTGAGGGATCTCAGGGACGGCATCCTGTCCATGGCCGGGCTGGCCGAAGAGATGATCGATCTCACCATTCAGGCCCTCACCGAGCGCTCCAAGGTCAAGGCCGATCAGGTCATGACCTTGGATCGCGGCCTGGACGAGTGGGAGCTCAAGCTGGACCGCCTCTGCGTGGACCTGCTGGCTCTGCGAGCCCCCGCCGCGGGGGATCTCCGCCTCATCGCCTCCAGCCTCAAGATCGTGCCCGAGCTGGAGCGCATCGGCGACCATTGCTGCAACATCGCGCGCCGCGCCACCTATGTCCATCCCCCCATTCTTTCCACGGGGTCGCTGGAACGGCTGGGACAGGAAACCCGAGGCATGGTGCGAATGGCCGTGGATGCCTTCATCGGCAGTGATGCGGGCATCGCCCGCACGGTCATCCAGTCCGATGATTCCGTGGACGAGCTCTATGGCCAGATTTACAGGGAGCTGCTGCGCCTGATGATGTCCGACCCCCTGTCCATCGAGCGGGCCAGCCACCTCATCCTGGTCATCAAGAACTGGGAGCGCATCGCCGACCAGGCCACCAACATCGCAGAAGAAGTGCTGTTCATCCTGGAGGGGCGGAGTGCCAAGCACACCTATCTCCAGGGCGGTACGGCAGAATAG
- a CDS encoding DUF47 domain-containing protein: MSLNALMRWLKPREMVFFDLLESAAGNAYQASQLFDREIRTGDAARFAELRRQMKDLEHIGDDITREILDRLNQTFVTPIEREDIMALAHALDDVVDKIHAVCERLILYRIGPVMPAVTEISSIIVEGAGEILHLIRSLRNMSNQKDIRDRIRRVHTLENKADSIYHAALAQVFEDPKDPIELIKWKELLEQIEDATDKIELVAKVVGSTVMRNA, encoded by the coding sequence ATGTCCTTGAATGCCCTGATGCGCTGGCTGAAACCCAGGGAGATGGTGTTTTTCGATCTCCTGGAGAGCGCCGCCGGCAATGCCTACCAGGCCTCCCAGCTCTTTGACCGCGAGATCCGCACCGGTGATGCCGCCCGCTTCGCCGAACTGCGCCGACAGATGAAGGATCTTGAACACATCGGCGATGACATCACCCGCGAAATCCTCGACCGTTTGAACCAGACCTTCGTCACCCCCATCGAGCGCGAAGACATCATGGCGCTCGCCCATGCCCTCGATGACGTGGTGGACAAGATCCACGCGGTCTGCGAGCGCCTCATCCTCTACCGCATCGGGCCCGTGATGCCCGCCGTCACCGAGATCAGCTCCATCATCGTGGAAGGCGCCGGGGAAATCCTGCACCTCATCCGCTCCCTGCGGAACATGTCCAACCAGAAGGACATCCGCGACCGCATCCGGCGCGTGCACACCCTGGAGAACAAGGCCGACTCCATCTACCATGCGGCCCTGGCCCAGGTGTTCGAAGACCCGAAGGATCCCATTGAACTCATCAAGTGGAAGGAGCTCCTGGAACAGATCGAAGACGCGACGGACAAGATCGAGCTGGTGGCCAAGGTTGTGGGTTCCACCGTCATGCGCAACGCCTGA
- a CDS encoding cell wall metabolism sensor histidine kinase WalK, whose protein sequence is MPVFLGRAIICLISMLFLGFGLGMSVHQGVSLLWAAGLLGTLALVLVLMARWQVRAVAQPLDSLERDTPPKALQELPRAWLALQRENIELKEKVGREDRLLPGIMARLEEGVLLFGARGDLEQFNPAAQRHLGLGAPLAKGMAVGDVLRGQEGLDLVQKAYGGVPGEWRLARAGRTLRVRAIPFAPHGSVSGVLLTLDDVTSQEALETTRQKFISNVSHELKTPVTAIRIAAENLQEENLDEASRSSAQSIMRSVDRLTLLLGDLSELSRIESGALHLAPVQLDLAAFLDGLMKDLQPRGEALGVVLALEVDAPQGATILADPLRLHQVIENLVSNALKFSPAQGRVNLRVRVTTHGQIWEVQDQGPGIPEAEQGRIFERFYRAKASMAKPGTGLGLAIVKHLCRLMGGEVSVFSVPGEGATFKVILPPQIETQERPQ, encoded by the coding sequence ATGCCTGTCTTTCTTGGCCGCGCCATCATCTGCCTGATATCCATGCTGTTCCTTGGCTTCGGCTTGGGCATGAGCGTTCACCAGGGCGTCTCTCTTTTGTGGGCTGCCGGTCTGCTGGGCACTTTGGCCCTGGTGCTGGTGCTCATGGCCCGCTGGCAGGTGCGGGCTGTGGCTCAACCCCTCGATTCTTTGGAACGGGATACGCCACCCAAGGCCCTGCAGGAACTGCCCCGGGCCTGGCTCGCCCTGCAGCGTGAAAACATCGAATTGAAAGAAAAGGTCGGCCGGGAGGATCGCCTCCTGCCTGGCATCATGGCCCGCTTGGAAGAAGGCGTGCTGCTGTTCGGGGCCCGTGGCGATCTGGAGCAGTTCAATCCTGCGGCCCAACGGCATCTGGGCTTGGGCGCGCCGCTGGCCAAGGGCATGGCCGTGGGCGATGTCCTCCGGGGACAGGAGGGACTGGATCTGGTGCAGAAGGCCTATGGCGGAGTCCCCGGGGAATGGCGCCTGGCGCGGGCCGGGCGCACGCTGAGGGTTCGGGCCATTCCCTTCGCGCCGCATGGCTCGGTGAGCGGGGTGCTGCTGACCCTGGACGATGTGACCAGCCAGGAGGCGTTGGAGACCACCCGGCAAAAGTTCATCTCCAATGTGAGCCATGAACTGAAGACACCGGTGACGGCCATCCGCATCGCCGCCGAGAACCTTCAGGAGGAGAATCTGGACGAGGCCTCCCGGTCCAGCGCCCAGTCCATCATGCGGTCCGTGGACCGCCTCACCCTGCTGCTGGGCGATCTCTCCGAACTGAGCCGGATCGAGAGCGGCGCCCTTCATCTGGCCCCGGTCCAGCTCGATCTCGCTGCCTTCCTGGATGGGCTCATGAAGGACTTGCAGCCCCGTGGCGAGGCGCTGGGCGTGGTCCTGGCCCTGGAGGTGGATGCCCCCCAGGGCGCCACCATCCTCGCCGATCCGCTGCGGCTGCATCAGGTCATCGAGAACCTGGTGTCCAACGCCCTGAAGTTCAGCCCGGCGCAGGGCCGGGTGAATCTCAGGGTCCGGGTCACCACCCACGGTCAGATCTGGGAGGTGCAGGATCAGGGCCCCGGCATCCCCGAAGCGGAGCAGGGCCGCATTTTCGAGCGCTTCTACCGCGCCAAGGCTTCCATGGCCAAACCTGGCACGGGCTTGGGCCTGGCCATCGTGAAACACCTTTGCCGCCTCATGGGCGGAGAAGTGTCCGTGTTCAGCGTTCCGGGCGAGGGCGCCACCTTCAAGGTGATCCTGCCCCCGCAGATCGAGACTCAGGAACGGCCCCAGTAA
- the pstB gene encoding phosphate ABC transporter ATP-binding protein PstB: MLQVEGLNLFYGQKQALTGIDLQVARNSVMAFIGPSGCGKSTLLRCLNRMNDLIDNVRIEGRVLLGDTNIYAPETDVIALRKRAGMVFQKSNPFPKSIYENVAYGLRIQGQSDRTVLDEAVERSLQGAGLWEEVKDRLKDSAQGLSGGQQQRLCIARALAVRPEVILMDEPCSALDPIATARVEELILELKREFTIVIVTHNMQQAARVSDHTAFFWMGKLIESGLTEKMFTNPGQRMTEDYITGRFG, encoded by the coding sequence ATGCTGCAGGTGGAAGGGCTCAATCTCTTCTACGGGCAGAAGCAGGCCCTGACCGGCATCGACCTGCAGGTGGCGCGCAACTCGGTGATGGCCTTCATCGGGCCTTCGGGCTGCGGCAAGAGCACCCTGCTGCGTTGCCTCAACCGCATGAACGATCTCATCGACAATGTCCGCATCGAAGGGCGCGTCCTGCTCGGTGATACGAACATCTACGCTCCCGAGACCGATGTCATCGCCCTGCGCAAACGGGCGGGCATGGTGTTCCAGAAATCCAACCCCTTCCCCAAATCCATCTACGAGAACGTGGCCTATGGCCTGCGCATCCAGGGCCAGAGCGACCGCACGGTGCTCGACGAGGCCGTGGAACGCAGCCTGCAAGGCGCTGGCCTCTGGGAGGAAGTGAAGGACCGCCTGAAGGATTCAGCCCAGGGCCTTTCCGGCGGCCAGCAGCAGCGCCTCTGCATCGCCCGCGCCCTGGCCGTTCGGCCTGAAGTCATTCTCATGGACGAGCCCTGCTCAGCGCTGGATCCCATCGCCACCGCTCGGGTGGAAGAACTGATTCTTGAGCTGAAGCGCGAGTTCACCATCGTCATCGTCACCCACAACATGCAGCAGGCCGCCCGTGTGAGCGACCACACCGCCTTCTTCTGGATGGGCAAACTCATCGAGTCGGGGCTCACAGAGAAAATGTTCACCAATCCCGGGCAGCGCATGACCGAGGACTACATCACGGGGAGGTTCGGCTGA
- a CDS encoding PstS family phosphate ABC transporter substrate-binding protein: MRIRILAQTLLAALVGVTATAQNVKVDPKVTTYKKVSGISGNLNSIGSDTLNNLMAYWVEGFNKKYPNVKIQVEGKGSTTAPPALIEGTSQLGPMSREMKSEEADKFEKKFGYKPTKVAVAIDTLAVFVNKNNPIKSLSMQQVDAIFSKGRKGGYAKEIKTWGDLGLTGEAANKPISLYGRNSASGTYGYFKEHALFKGDYKDSVKEQPGSSSVVQSVGSDRFAIGYSGIGYATSGVRAVPMSDETKNGGAVFEATYANALSGKYPLSRYLYIYINKDPKKAIDPLTREFLKFVLSKEGQEIVVKDGFLPLTAKMEADELAKLN; this comes from the coding sequence ATGAGGATCCGAATCCTGGCCCAGACCCTGCTGGCCGCCCTGGTGGGAGTGACCGCCACCGCCCAGAACGTCAAGGTGGACCCCAAGGTCACCACCTACAAGAAGGTGTCTGGCATCAGCGGGAACCTGAACTCCATTGGTTCCGACACCCTGAACAACCTCATGGCCTACTGGGTGGAGGGCTTCAACAAAAAATACCCCAACGTCAAGATCCAGGTGGAAGGCAAGGGTTCCACCACCGCGCCTCCGGCCCTCATTGAAGGCACCAGCCAGCTGGGCCCCATGAGCCGCGAGATGAAGAGCGAAGAGGCGGACAAGTTCGAGAAGAAGTTCGGCTACAAGCCCACCAAGGTGGCTGTGGCCATCGACACCCTGGCGGTGTTCGTGAACAAGAACAACCCCATCAAGTCGCTCAGCATGCAGCAGGTGGATGCCATCTTCTCCAAGGGCCGCAAGGGCGGTTACGCCAAGGAGATCAAGACCTGGGGTGATCTGGGCCTGACCGGCGAAGCCGCCAACAAGCCCATCAGCCTCTACGGCCGCAACAGCGCCAGCGGCACCTATGGCTACTTCAAGGAACACGCGCTCTTCAAGGGTGACTACAAGGATTCCGTGAAGGAGCAGCCCGGTTCCTCCTCCGTGGTGCAGAGCGTTGGTTCCGACCGCTTCGCCATCGGCTACAGCGGCATCGGCTACGCCACCTCCGGCGTGCGCGCCGTCCCCATGTCCGATGAGACCAAGAACGGCGGCGCCGTGTTTGAGGCGACCTACGCCAACGCCCTCAGCGGCAAGTATCCCCTGTCCCGCTACCTCTACATCTACATCAACAAGGATCCCAAGAAGGCCATCGATCCCCTCACCCGCGAATTCCTCAAGTTCGTGCTGAGCAAGGAAGGCCAGGAGATCGTCGTCAAGGACGGCTTCCTGCCCCTCACCGCCAAGATGGAAGCCGACGAACTCGCCAAGCTGAACTAG
- a CDS encoding response regulator transcription factor: protein MTRILLLEDDTEIRLGLEQHLRREGFSLIPVGTGKDALLALNASGPKLDAALLDLSLPDMDGLDVLRAIRTHATLRSLPVLLVTARSEEIDRVLGLELGADDYISKPFSARELAARLRAILRRSTPFEGSERTSQLAFGPIAVDLDMHTARVDGQLVELTRREFELLAYFLANPRRVLTREKILQQVWGLEYLGESRTIDAHVRRVRAKIGEAAAEFIETVVGVGYRLGGPAGS, encoded by the coding sequence ATGACGCGCATCCTCCTCCTCGAAGACGACACCGAAATCCGCCTGGGCCTGGAACAGCACCTGCGCCGCGAAGGCTTCAGCCTCATCCCTGTGGGCACGGGCAAGGACGCCCTGCTGGCCCTCAACGCCTCCGGGCCCAAGCTGGACGCCGCCCTGCTGGATCTCAGCCTGCCGGACATGGATGGACTGGACGTGCTCCGCGCCATCCGCACCCATGCCACCCTGCGCAGCCTGCCGGTGCTCCTGGTCACGGCCCGCAGCGAGGAGATCGACCGCGTGCTGGGGCTGGAACTGGGCGCCGACGACTACATTTCCAAACCCTTCTCCGCCCGGGAACTGGCCGCCAGGCTGCGGGCCATCCTGCGCCGCTCCACACCCTTTGAAGGCTCGGAGCGAACCAGCCAGCTCGCTTTCGGCCCCATCGCCGTGGACCTGGACATGCACACCGCCCGGGTGGACGGACAACTGGTGGAGTTGACCCGCCGCGAATTCGAGCTGCTGGCCTACTTCCTGGCCAACCCCCGGCGTGTCCTCACCCGCGAGAAGATCCTCCAGCAGGTCTGGGGCCTGGAGTACCTCGGTGAAAGCCGCACCATTGACGCCCACGTGCGTCGCGTGCGCGCCAAGATCGGCGAGGCCGCTGCCGAGTTCATCGAAACCGTGGTGGGTGTCGGCTACCGGCTGGGCGGCCCGGCGGGGTCCTAA